A section of the Ignavibacteriales bacterium genome encodes:
- a CDS encoding cation-translocating P-type ATPase — translation MRDLNIDIQGLSEDEVSRSRARYGINEFEQKKKHFLIKAIGDLLSEPMILLLLTAAILYFISGEVGDGIFMAAAIILVASISLYQDSRSRNALEALKDLTQPLSRVIRDGDVKEIPIKDIVVGDCIIVEEGSSIPADGKIIQSNDFSVNESILTGESSAVIKSDGGDNKVFMGTTVSGGLAICNVTEVGNATRLGLIGKSIESIKEERTPLQLQIGNFMKRMVIAGAVIFFLVWILNFFDSKNILDSLLKALTLAMSILPEEIPVAFTTFMALGAWRLMKMGIIVKQTKTVESLGSANIICLDKTGTITENRMELSSIFVLGENILPVEDINNVTNDKEKELLATAMWASEPIPFDTMEIAIHNAYEKLFPIDERKDYSMVHEYPLDGRPPMMTHVFGNQEGNIIIAAKGAPEALINLSTLTDTEKKIVNEAVVDLSDKGYRVLGVGQAIFSGDHFPRTQQEFKFNFKGLLAFLDPPKKNIPEVLDSFYNAGIDVKIATGDNTETTLAIARMIKLRGIDDYTNGEKVMSMDDSSLKETALRNNIFTRMFPEAKLKLINALKASGKITAMTGDGVNDGPALRAANIGVSMGSKGSEIAKQASSLILVDNDLAKMVDAIAMGRKIYTNLKKAIQYIISIHIPIILTVFLPLALAWKYPNIFSPVHIIFFELIMGPTCSIIYENEPIEKNVMNHKPRPFTKTFFTPMELGTSIVQGLFITIGILFTYQYSVMLGLDEPSTRTMVFIAIISANIFLTLVNRSFYYSIFTTLRYRNKLVPMIILVTIAICVSLLVINPVTTFFEFSLPPLPQLGIAVVIGFISVIWFEAVKFIKRRVEPNG, via the coding sequence ATGAGAGATCTGAATATTGACATACAGGGTCTGAGTGAAGATGAAGTATCACGTTCCAGAGCCAGGTACGGGATAAATGAATTCGAACAAAAGAAGAAGCATTTTCTCATAAAAGCAATAGGTGATCTTTTGAGCGAACCGATGATACTTCTGTTGCTGACCGCTGCGATTTTGTACTTTATAAGCGGAGAGGTCGGAGACGGGATATTTATGGCAGCCGCTATAATTTTAGTTGCCTCCATCTCTCTTTACCAGGATTCGAGAAGTCGTAACGCTCTCGAGGCTCTCAAAGACCTTACACAACCGCTCAGCCGGGTCATCCGTGATGGAGATGTCAAAGAAATACCGATCAAGGATATTGTTGTAGGCGATTGTATTATAGTCGAAGAAGGATCATCCATACCTGCCGATGGAAAGATCATTCAATCGAATGATTTCTCCGTAAACGAATCTATTCTAACCGGTGAATCATCTGCTGTGATCAAATCCGATGGCGGAGACAACAAAGTCTTTATGGGCACTACCGTATCCGGCGGCCTGGCAATATGCAATGTTACCGAGGTAGGAAATGCAACAAGACTTGGCTTAATAGGAAAAAGTATAGAATCCATTAAGGAAGAACGGACTCCGTTACAACTGCAGATTGGGAATTTTATGAAGAGGATGGTAATAGCAGGCGCTGTCATCTTCTTCCTTGTATGGATACTAAATTTCTTCGACTCCAAAAACATCCTCGACAGCCTTCTCAAAGCACTTACTCTTGCAATGAGTATTCTTCCGGAGGAGATCCCGGTAGCGTTTACAACTTTTATGGCACTGGGTGCATGGCGATTAATGAAGATGGGTATTATCGTTAAGCAAACGAAAACCGTAGAATCGCTTGGCAGCGCAAATATCATTTGCCTGGATAAGACCGGAACCATAACAGAAAATAGAATGGAATTATCCAGTATCTTTGTATTGGGTGAAAATATCTTACCGGTCGAGGATATTAATAATGTGACCAATGATAAAGAGAAAGAACTGTTAGCGACTGCTATGTGGGCAAGTGAGCCTATTCCGTTTGATACAATGGAAATAGCCATTCACAATGCATATGAAAAGCTATTCCCAATTGATGAACGAAAAGATTACAGCATGGTCCATGAATACCCCCTCGATGGAAGGCCTCCAATGATGACTCACGTCTTCGGGAATCAAGAGGGTAATATTATAATCGCCGCTAAAGGCGCTCCTGAAGCATTAATAAACTTATCCACTTTAACAGATACAGAGAAAAAAATTGTAAATGAGGCCGTTGTGGATCTCTCCGATAAAGGTTACCGAGTTTTGGGAGTCGGGCAGGCAATATTTTCCGGAGATCATTTCCCCAGGACTCAGCAGGAATTTAAGTTTAACTTCAAAGGATTACTGGCATTCCTCGACCCCCCAAAGAAAAATATTCCGGAGGTTTTAGATTCATTTTACAATGCCGGTATAGATGTAAAGATAGCTACAGGGGATAATACCGAAACAACACTGGCAATAGCAAGAATGATAAAACTCAGGGGAATAGATGACTATACCAACGGGGAAAAAGTCATGTCAATGGATGATTCTAGCCTTAAAGAAACTGCACTAAGAAATAACATTTTTACACGGATGTTCCCCGAAGCAAAACTAAAGCTGATAAACGCGCTTAAGGCTTCAGGAAAAATTACTGCTATGACAGGAGACGGGGTAAATGACGGACCTGCACTGAGAGCGGCAAACATTGGTGTCTCAATGGGAAGCAAAGGTTCGGAGATCGCAAAGCAGGCTTCATCTCTTATTCTTGTTGATAACGATCTGGCAAAGATGGTGGATGCAATCGCAATGGGCAGGAAGATATATACAAACCTTAAGAAAGCCATCCAATATATTATTTCTATTCATATTCCAATAATTTTGACTGTCTTTTTACCCCTTGCGCTTGCGTGGAAATATCCTAACATCTTCTCTCCTGTTCACATTATTTTCTTCGAACTTATAATGGGACCTACATGCTCGATTATATATGAGAACGAACCCATAGAAAAGAATGTAATGAACCATAAGCCGAGACCCTTCACAAAGACGTTCTTTACACCTATGGAACTGGGAACAAGTATTGTGCAGGGATTATTTATAACGATTGGAATTCTATTCACATACCAATATAGTGTAATGCTGGGATTAGATGAGCCATCAACACGAACAATGGTTTTTATTGCCATAATCTCTGCGAATATATTTCTTACACTTGTTAATCGTTCCTTTTATTACTCCATCTTCACTACATTGCGGTACAGAAACAAACTTGTGCCTATGATCATATTGGTCACAATAGCTATTTGTGTCTCACTCCTTGTTATAAACCCGGTAACAACCTTTTTCGAATTCAGTCTTCCACCGCTTCCTCAATTGGGAATAGCAGTTGTGATCGGATTTATCTCCGTTATCTGGTTTGAAGCTGTGAAGTTCATCAAAAGAAGAGTAGAACCTAATGGCTAA
- a CDS encoding methyltransferase domain-containing protein, whose translation MSQPAFTGTVAENYEKYFSPMFFAVPARDIAGRIPVNIESVLELACGTGQVTRLLKDRFPDAKIIGTDLFPGMIEVAKSITGEDSGIKWKTMDATDISFEDDLFDAVVCQFGVMFFPDKQKAFNEAYRVLKPGGTFIFSTWDTIEKQHIAEVNVEVVNSFFPNDPVTFFDIPFSMSDPSEMEELMNGAGFKNVSIEYVDLEGSTASAEEAAKGFLLGNPIYNYICERDENLLPEILSAVRERFAKEFGAGAFKIPLSVIVSSGTKS comes from the coding sequence ATGTCTCAGCCAGCATTTACAGGTACCGTAGCCGAAAATTATGAAAAATATTTTAGCCCGATGTTCTTTGCGGTTCCAGCTAGGGATATTGCCGGCAGAATACCTGTCAATATAGAATCAGTTCTTGAACTTGCATGTGGTACAGGGCAGGTTACCAGATTATTAAAAGACAGATTTCCGGATGCAAAAATAATTGGAACTGATCTGTTTCCGGGGATGATAGAAGTAGCAAAATCTATTACTGGCGAAGATTCAGGAATTAAATGGAAAACTATGGATGCGACCGATATTTCATTCGAGGATGATTTGTTTGATGCAGTTGTGTGCCAATTCGGTGTTATGTTCTTCCCTGATAAGCAAAAGGCTTTCAATGAAGCTTACAGAGTATTAAAACCCGGCGGAACATTTATATTTAGCACCTGGGACACCATTGAAAAACAACATATTGCAGAGGTAAATGTAGAAGTTGTAAATTCATTTTTTCCGAATGACCCTGTCACATTTTTCGATATACCTTTTTCAATGAGCGATCCCTCGGAAATGGAAGAGCTTATGAATGGCGCAGGTTTTAAAAATGTATCAATTGAGTATGTAGATCTTGAAGGAAGTACGGCTTCAGCTGAAGAGGCAGCAAAGGGATTTTTATTAGGAAACCCGATTTATAATTATATTTGTGAAAGAGATGAAAACCTCCTCCCTGAGATATTAAGTGCCGTTCGGGAAAGGTTCGCTAAGGAATTTGGCGCCGGGGCTTTTAAGATCCCGCTGTCGGTGATAGTATCATCCGGAACGAAGTCATAA
- a CDS encoding exo-alpha-sialidase → MKTIISIFLFSFLVLTVTVTIFKYTESYAQWQADSRLTNDTASSFTSTNNAWCIASTGNFVYASWEDRRDGNSEIYHKRSTDGGATWGADTRLTNNASISQHPSISVSGTIVHVVWEDTRDGNLEIYYKRSTNSGVSWSTDTRLTNNPDFSIDPCISSSGQDVRVVWRDDREGNSGIYYKRSTDGGASWGADTRLTDTVSASQKPAICVSGSVVHVAWADSRVGNAFKIYYKRSTDGGVTWGADTQLTNLVTVSQSPCISVSDSVVHIVWNDERSGDNNEQGGYFNIFYKRSTDGGITWSTDAPLIASNVYSLYPSVASSGQIVQVIWCDDRDGNFEIYNKRSTNGGINWGPDTRLTNAFDDSIYPSVSISNQAVHVVWIDHRDGNFEIYYKRNPTGNLVGLVNINSEIPEKFHLFQNYPNPFNPGTKIRFELPVSSNVKLVIYDVLGKEVETLIDGELSAGTYEPKWNAEKLSGGVYFYKLEAGGFVSTKKMVLIK, encoded by the coding sequence ATGAAAACCATCATTTCAATCTTTTTATTTTCTTTCCTTGTATTAACTGTTACAGTAACCATATTTAAGTATACTGAATCATATGCTCAGTGGCAGGCCGATTCACGGCTGACAAATGACACTGCCTCATCCTTTACATCCACTAACAATGCCTGGTGTATAGCGTCAACCGGTAATTTTGTGTATGCCTCATGGGAAGATAGACGGGACGGGAATTCTGAAATTTACCACAAACGCTCTACAGACGGAGGAGCTACCTGGGGAGCCGATACGCGCCTGACAAATAATGCTTCTATTTCTCAGCATCCTTCAATTTCAGTATCCGGTACAATTGTGCATGTCGTATGGGAAGATACACGCGACGGGAACCTGGAAATTTACTACAAACGCTCTACAAATTCAGGAGTAAGCTGGAGTACTGACACAAGGCTTACTAATAATCCAGATTTTTCAATTGATCCCTGCATATCATCTTCCGGGCAGGATGTGAGAGTTGTATGGCGTGATGACCGCGAAGGAAACTCCGGGATATACTACAAACGATCTACTGACGGCGGCGCAAGCTGGGGAGCCGATACACGTCTGACGGATACCGTTTCTGCTTCACAGAAACCTGCCATATGTGTATCAGGTTCGGTCGTTCATGTTGCATGGGCAGATAGCCGTGTTGGTAACGCTTTCAAAATATACTACAAACGCTCTACAGATGGCGGTGTTACCTGGGGTGCTGACACACAGCTGACAAATCTTGTCACGGTCTCCCAGTCTCCCTGTATATCGGTATCCGATTCTGTAGTTCATATTGTATGGAATGATGAAAGGAGTGGAGACAATAATGAGCAGGGCGGATATTTTAATATATTTTATAAACGCTCGACAGACGGAGGTATTACCTGGAGTACTGATGCTCCTTTGATTGCTTCTAACGTATATTCTCTTTACCCTTCTGTTGCCTCGTCCGGTCAGATTGTGCAGGTTATTTGGTGTGATGACCGCGATGGAAATTTTGAGATTTACAACAAACGTTCTACTAACGGCGGTATAAATTGGGGACCTGACACAAGACTGACAAATGCATTCGATGACTCTATCTATCCTTCAGTATCGATATCAAATCAAGCCGTGCATGTTGTTTGGATCGACCACAGAGATGGGAATTTTGAGATTTACTACAAGCGTAATCCAACAGGAAATCTTGTCGGATTGGTGAATATAAATTCAGAGATTCCGGAAAAATTCCACCTTTTTCAGAACTATCCTAATCCGTTCAACCCGGGCACAAAGATAAGATTCGAATTACCTGTTTCTTCGAATGTCAAACTCGTCATATATGATGTTTTAGGCAAAGAAGTTGAAACACTTATAGACGGAGAACTGAGCGCCGGAACATACGAACCCAAATGGAATGCAGAGAAACTTTCGGGCGGGGTTTATTTCTACAAGCTTGAAGCCGGCGGCTTTGTCAGTACAAAAAAGATGGTTTTGATAAAGTAG
- the radC gene encoding DNA repair protein RadC has product MSAEYKNTSKSFTVHDLPLNDRPRERLKSSGPGALSNVELLALIMGRGIKGESVMDTARKLLSHFGSLKNVLEATLEELTQIRGLGPAKASQLVACFEIARRIAKEDIESESERLNSDAITNPLDAAKLVRSHITDFSKENFFVISLDTRNRLIAIEKVSLGTLNASLVHPRETFESAIRKHAAQIMIAHNHPSGGTEPSEEDLKITKRLYDAGKIMGIDLLDHIIVTKHNYMSFMERGLI; this is encoded by the coding sequence ATGAGCGCGGAATACAAAAATACTTCCAAATCCTTTACTGTACACGACCTTCCCCTTAACGACCGCCCGCGTGAACGTCTCAAATCATCCGGACCTGGAGCGCTCTCGAACGTAGAGCTTCTTGCTCTTATTATGGGCAGGGGAATAAAGGGTGAGTCGGTGATGGACACTGCGCGGAAGCTTCTCTCTCATTTCGGTTCGCTAAAGAATGTGTTAGAGGCAACACTTGAAGAGCTTACTCAAATTAGAGGGCTTGGTCCAGCAAAAGCATCACAGCTCGTTGCATGCTTTGAAATTGCCAGGAGGATAGCTAAGGAAGACATTGAGTCTGAATCGGAACGTCTGAATAGCGATGCGATCACCAATCCTCTGGATGCGGCTAAGCTCGTTCGTTCACACATAACGGATTTCTCGAAAGAGAATTTTTTTGTTATCTCGCTTGATACTAGGAACCGCCTTATCGCGATAGAAAAGGTTTCGCTTGGGACGCTCAACGCAAGTCTCGTACATCCTCGTGAGACATTCGAATCTGCCATACGAAAGCATGCCGCGCAGATAATGATAGCGCACAATCATCCATCTGGCGGTACCGAACCCTCGGAAGAGGATCTAAAGATCACAAAAAGACTTTATGATGCGGGAAAAATTATGGGGATTGACCTGCTTGATCATATAATTGTGACCAAACATAATTATATGAGCTTTATGGAGAGAGGACTAATATAG
- a CDS encoding DUF1737 domain-containing protein — MEYKIATAQSIPELERIVNDLMNEGWEPEGGACVSPDGIYFQTMVFYEMDDMEDEEDGDYDY, encoded by the coding sequence ATGGAATATAAAATAGCTACTGCGCAAAGCATTCCCGAACTCGAAAGAATAGTAAATGACCTGATGAATGAGGGTTGGGAGCCGGAAGGTGGAGCGTGTGTTTCACCGGATGGGATATATTTTCAGACAATGGTATTCTATGAAATGGATGATATGGAGGATGAAGAGGATGGTGATTATGACTACTAA
- a CDS encoding J domain-containing protein: MEYKDYYKILDVEKNASQDDIKKAFRKLAIKYHPDKTKGDKASEEKFKEVNEAYEVLRDPEKRKKYDTLGSNWKQYEQAGGQGGFDWSQFYDQTGGGQRSYRFETGGSDSDFFGGGVFSDFFEQMFGGGGGGSFGGQRRRAGGAIPVRGHDLTAEMEITLHEAYNGVSKTFRLEGEAIKLNIKAGIKDGQVLKLGGKGAPGINSGQPGDLLLTINVARDPNYDRRGDDLYADLPVDLYTAVLGGKAQFQTLKGKVNVTISAGTESGKLLKLPAMGMPSYSAKGKFGDLYLKVEIQVPQNLNEKEKELFEELKALRGK; encoded by the coding sequence ATGGAATATAAAGATTATTATAAAATACTTGATGTTGAAAAGAATGCTTCCCAGGATGACATTAAAAAAGCCTTCCGGAAACTAGCTATTAAATATCACCCGGATAAAACGAAAGGTGATAAGGCTTCAGAGGAGAAATTTAAGGAAGTGAATGAAGCATATGAGGTACTTCGCGATCCTGAAAAGAGAAAGAAATACGATACTCTAGGCTCGAACTGGAAGCAGTATGAACAGGCAGGTGGTCAGGGCGGATTTGACTGGTCGCAGTTTTATGACCAGACTGGGGGAGGACAAAGGTCATACAGGTTTGAGACGGGAGGAAGCGACAGTGACTTTTTTGGCGGTGGAGTATTCAGTGACTTCTTCGAGCAAATGTTCGGTGGCGGCGGCGGTGGTAGTTTCGGCGGACAACGCAGGAGAGCCGGAGGTGCGATACCCGTTCGCGGACATGACCTTACCGCCGAGATGGAGATAACACTCCATGAAGCTTACAACGGTGTTTCAAAGACTTTCCGGTTGGAAGGTGAAGCTATCAAGCTTAATATTAAAGCCGGTATCAAAGACGGCCAGGTATTAAAACTTGGTGGGAAAGGTGCTCCGGGCATTAACAGCGGACAGCCGGGTGATCTGCTTCTAACAATAAATGTAGCTAGAGATCCTAATTACGATAGAAGAGGGGACGATCTTTATGCGGATCTGCCGGTAGACCTATATACTGCAGTCCTTGGGGGCAAGGCTCAGTTCCAGACTCTAAAGGGTAAAGTAAATGTGACCATATCTGCTGGCACGGAAAGCGGGAAACTCTTAAAACTTCCCGCGATGGGAATGCCTTCTTATTCGGCTAAAGGGAAATTTGGGGATCTTTATCTCAAAGTAGAGATACAGGTACCGCAGAATCTGAATGAGAAGGAGAAGGAGTTATTCGAGGAATTGAAAGCCCTGAGAGGCAAATAA
- a CDS encoding DoxX family protein, protein MRLGVGLTFLLVHGLPKIQGGPDMWAKVGGAMGNVGISFAPEFWGFMAAASEFGGGLLLVLGLFTRPASAFMAFTMLMATFQHLHKLDPWGTVSNPLRLFTVFVALVFLGAGKYSLDAWLARRKEK, encoded by the coding sequence ATGCGGCTTGGAGTGGGATTAACATTTCTTCTTGTTCACGGTCTTCCAAAAATACAGGGTGGTCCGGATATGTGGGCTAAGGTTGGAGGCGCTATGGGCAATGTTGGTATTTCTTTTGCTCCTGAGTTTTGGGGATTTATGGCAGCGGCGAGTGAGTTCGGAGGAGGATTACTTCTCGTACTGGGACTGTTTACACGTCCCGCTTCAGCATTCATGGCATTTACTATGTTAATGGCTACATTTCAGCATCTTCACAAACTCGATCCGTGGGGTACAGTCAGCAATCCTCTTAGACTGTTTACAGTATTTGTTGCATTGGTGTTTCTGGGCGCAGGTAAGTACAGCTTAGATGCATGGTTAGCGCGAAGAAAGGAAAAGTAA
- a CDS encoding VOC family protein, with product MSKKIFVNLPVKDLDKSISFFKQLGYEFNPQFTDDTAACMVISDEIYTMLLTRKKFKEFTPKEIADSSTTTEVITCLSCDSKDEVTDLMERALGAGATETREPQDYDFMYGRSYTDLDGHIWELMWMNEEEIPQ from the coding sequence ATGTCAAAGAAGATATTCGTAAATCTCCCGGTAAAGGATCTGGATAAATCCATAAGCTTTTTCAAACAGCTCGGATATGAATTCAACCCGCAATTTACAGATGACACTGCAGCATGTATGGTAATTTCAGATGAGATATATACAATGCTTCTCACTAGGAAAAAATTTAAGGAGTTCACTCCAAAGGAAATAGCAGATTCATCAACTACAACAGAGGTAATAACCTGTCTCTCCTGTGACAGTAAGGATGAAGTAACTGACCTTATGGAAAGGGCTTTAGGTGCAGGTGCTACCGAAACACGCGAGCCTCAGGATTACGATTTTATGTATGGAAGAAGCTATACAGACCTCGACGGACATATATGGGAACTGATGTGGATGAATGAGGAAGAAATTCCACAGTAA
- a CDS encoding dihydrofolate reductase family protein, whose translation MRKLKLQVQMTVDGFVCGPNGELDWAMMQWTDDVKKYVTELTDSCDTILLGHNMTDGFVKHWEAALEKPESEEYAFAKKMVDYPKIVFSRTLTESNWNNTTLQNSIDIINELKNMDGKDIIVYGGATFVSSLIEANLIDEYYLVINPAAIGNGRRIFGDNYHIFNLTLLESRTFDSGKVLNKYKPKDK comes from the coding sequence ATGAGAAAACTAAAATTACAGGTACAAATGACCGTGGACGGGTTCGTCTGCGGTCCTAATGGCGAGCTCGACTGGGCTATGATGCAATGGACTGATGACGTAAAAAAATATGTAACAGAGCTCACCGATTCATGCGATACAATACTCCTGGGACATAATATGACAGACGGTTTTGTAAAACACTGGGAAGCTGCTTTGGAAAAACCGGAAAGTGAAGAATACGCATTCGCAAAAAAGATGGTAGATTATCCAAAGATAGTCTTCTCCAGAACTTTAACAGAATCAAATTGGAATAATACAACACTTCAGAATTCAATAGATATAATCAACGAATTGAAAAATATGGACGGGAAAGACATTATTGTTTATGGCGGTGCAACATTTGTTTCGAGCCTTATTGAAGCAAATTTAATAGATGAATATTATCTGGTAATTAACCCGGCAGCAATCGGTAATGGACGCCGAATCTTTGGAGACAATTACCATATTTTTAATCTGACCTTACTTGAGTCCAGGACTTTCGATAGCGGTAAAGTATTAAACAAATATAAACCAAAAGATAAATAA
- a CDS encoding VOC family protein: MNPVVHFELPVEDRDRASDFYANAFGWEAQKFGPEMGNYTVVSTSERGENGFPKNPGMINGGLFQRADEKSCPSVVIAVDDINEAMKAVEESGGEVLGGSQGKDKPDDIPGVGLFISIKDTEGNRIGVLQPNSKM, encoded by the coding sequence ATGAATCCGGTAGTACACTTCGAACTCCCTGTAGAGGATAGGGATAGAGCTTCAGACTTTTATGCCAATGCCTTTGGCTGGGAAGCCCAAAAGTTTGGGCCTGAAATGGGTAACTATACTGTTGTATCCACTTCCGAGCGTGGTGAGAACGGTTTTCCAAAGAACCCGGGAATGATAAACGGAGGATTATTCCAAAGGGCAGATGAAAAATCATGCCCATCGGTTGTTATCGCGGTCGACGACATTAATGAAGCAATGAAAGCAGTGGAAGAATCAGGTGGTGAAGTTCTTGGGGGCAGCCAGGGAAAAGATAAACCAGATGATATCCCGGGTGTTGGTCTGTTTATTTCAATTAAAGATACCGAAGGAAACAGAATCGGGGTTCTTCAGCCAAATTCAAAAATGTAA